The stretch of DNA GCGTTTCGTACAGCTCGTCTAGTTCTTGATAGGGGTCTTCTGCCCCGCTGATAGGCTTAACCGAGGCGGCTGGTAGGGTCTCACCCGGCGGGACTTCTACCCGCGCTTCTGGATCGGGGGCAGCCTCATCTAGCTGATCGAGCAGCCGCAGCGGATCGGTTAAATCTTCGTTCTTGGATTCTTCAACATTGGGGCCTGTTTGAATTACAGTCACGTCTTCTGGATCAGCCCCAATCGCAAACGGTGACTCCTCCGGTTCGTCTAGCTGAAGCTGGGTTAGCTCTTCATCCAGCTGAAAGAGTGTGACTTCCTCGTCTTCCTCAAAGTCTAAATCTAGGTTAAGCGCTTCTAGGGCATCCCAATCTTCATCAACCGATGGGGTTTCCCCTGCTGCTGGGGGTGTCGCGGCTGTCTGACGAGCCACCGGCAGCTGGGCTGGTTGATCCCCGCGGTCTCTGGCTGCCTCCAGATATGCCGGTCCATCCTGGCTCATCTGCTGAGCTAGATGGGCGATCATCGCATTGAACATCATCTCGCCCTGCTGCCCCAGCGTGTGCATCTTGTCGAGGCCCTGGGAGAGCGAATCTTGATAGCTGTAGACGCTCTGCTGCAGGGCTTCAAACACAGCCCGCAGGGTTTTATCGAGGTTTAGCACCAGCTCATCTGACTGGCGCTGCAGCTGTTTCATTTGCTCTAGTCGCTGAGCCGGAGACAGCTGGGGCAGCTGTTCGCCCAGATCTGGCGCTGGCTGTGCGGCTTCTGATAGTAGCTGGGTGTTGGTGACTTCAGCATCGAGCCGCTGCACGCTCTGCTCAATCTGATACCGCATTTGGCCTTCTAGCCGCTCTGCTAGAGCCTGAAACAGCTGGTCCAGGTTGGCCTGGTCAAGGGCAGGGGCGGGCAGCTGCATTTGCTGCCGGGTCAGCTCGATCTGCCGAACTTCCTCTAGGAGGGCCTGTCGCTCCTGCTGTAGGTCGCTGATTTCTGAGCGTAGGGGCTGCACCATTTGCGATCGCAAATACTGCATCTCCTGCAGCAGGGCCTGCAAAACAGTTCCGGCCGAAGCTTCTAAAGACTCAGAGCCCTCCGCCACCTCACCCACCCTGAGCTCGCCATCGGCAGTGAGTTCCCCTGTCGTTAAGCCGCTAGAGTGTTCCAGAGTTTGGAGGTATTCATAGACCTTCTCCAGGACTCTACGCTGTTGAGCTGTTTCGTTAGAAACGACCCAAGGCAGCTTAGGCGATGCTTTGCCCAACATCACCTCTATTTCAGCAATCAGCCCCTGCAGTTGTTCCCTCTGAGAAGTCACGTTCAGCCCCTTGAATGCACAAGTTCGTCGATTGTAGTCGCTGTAAAGGTGCGAAGATATTAGGCTTGCTCAACTCTAGGTTTGGCCTTCTAGCAGACAGCGAACAAGCTTTTAGAAGCGCCCCGCTCGGCCAGCGATGAAGAGACCCTAGAGAACCGAGAAGTGGCTTAACAAACGGTTAATGGTACCGCCAGATCGCTCACGTAAGCCGTCCAAGTTTCGCTCCCTCTGGACTTTTGCCCAAAGTGTATGCCAGACAGCGGTAAAAGTCACAGTCTAAAGGGAAAATGCGGCGCAGGTTCAAACTTCTTGATACTCAGTCTCATCTAATTTACCCTCTACCAACGCTGTCCGATGAGGCAGTTTGCCTAGGTGCGATCGCTCATCAACCAGTTGATCCAGATCCAGCCCAGAAGTCGCTGCTATCTCAAAGAGCCTCCTCTATATAGAAGCGGCCTCTTTTAAGAACTGGTGATATATTGGGTCTGCTAAGGTATCGCCCTGAGCCGTACCGGATTACTGTATTAACAGCAGCTTTGGGCTGAGCTTCCTAAACTCGGGCAGCGGCTGAGCCGTTTGGCCACTGTTTTTGAGGCTATCTCCTGGAATAAAGTCTATAAGCCCTCTGTTGTTCATCATAGTTCCTGCCCCTCTCAAACAGCGCCATGGAAGCTCGCTACGGCATTCGAGACCCCCAAGCTGATGTCGAACTAATCCGGTCTACTCCTTTTTTTAAAGGGCTACCCGAAGACGCTGTTAAAAACGCCACCAAACAGGTGGTCACCCGCACTCATCCCGCAAATCAGGTGATTTTGCTAGAGAATGACTGGGGCAGCTCAGTCTATTTCATTTTGGAAGGCTGGGTAAAGATCCGCACCTACAATTTGGATGGCAAAGAGGTCACACTTAATATCTTAGGGAAGGGTGAATTGTTTGGCGAAATGGCCCCTCTAGATGAAGTACCTCGCTCTACCGACGTACTAACGCTGGTGCCTACCGTAATTGGCAGTATGCCCGCTCACGACTTTGTTAACCTGATCCAGACCGAACCCCTAGCCGGTATTCGTCTGGCCCAGCTGATGGCCCGACGCCTGCGGCAGGTCAACCGGAGGCTGAGACTGAGAGAGTCTGACAGTATGTCTCGCGTAGCCGATATCATTTTGTTTTTAGCTGACGGTCAGGGCCATATGGGCCAGCAGGGCTACGAAATCCCCAACTTGCCCCACCGGGAACTGAGCAGCCTGAGTGGCCTGGCCCGTGAGACGGTCACCCGCGTACTCAGTAAACTGGAGAAGAAGGGGTTGATTGCTCGCGATCGCGACATTATGCGTATCCCCGATATCGATGCTCTGGAGCGCCTGTTAGTTTAGGGACATGAGCCATTCTCCAACCAATGCACCGGAGCCAGGCGCACCGGACCAAAACCCTGGTGCCGCTACGCCTGCCGATTCTGGATCAGTCTCGACAGATTCTCAAGCCTTTGACGAGCTAGAAACCTATCTGGACTATCAGCCTGCCGCCCCCACCGCGACGCTAAATTCGCTGCATCAGGCCAAGGTAGGGCCGCTGGTTATGGTTGAGACCGCCTTTTTGGCCAGTACCGCCTGCTTAATATGGCTGGTCAACACCTACTTTCCACCCGGACCCATTCTCAGGATCCTATTTCCGCTGCCAATGGCCTTGGTTTATCTGCGCTGGGGCGGGCGAGCAGCTTGGATGTCGGCACTGGTGTCTGGGCTGCTGCTAGCGGTGCTGATGGGGCCGCCCCGCAGCCTCTTATTTTTGATGCCTTATGCTGTTATGGGCGTGCAGCTTGGCTTTCTTTGGTCACGGCGGGCCAACTGGTACGTGGCTATTGGGCTGGGCACCATCATCGGCACCCTTGGCTTCTTCTTTCGGGTTTGGCTAACGTCGATCTTGCTGGGAGAAGACCTGTGGGTTTACCTCACTAGCCAGGTCACTCAGTTGCTTAGCTGGATTTTGGATCGCCTGATTGACCTGGGTCTGTTGGGGCTGGGGGTAGTGGGCGAACCTAACCTTGCTGCTGTTCAAGCTCTGGCAGTGGTAATGGTGGTCTTGAGCAACATCGTCTATCTCTTTACGGTTCACCTAGCGGGCTGGCTGCTGCTGGAGCGCTTGGGTGCCGCTATGCCCGCACCGCCGGAGTGGGTACAGACCCTGCTGGAGGAGTAAGACCTCCTGTATGACAGCCTTTATTCGCAGGTATACTCAGCCGGAGCGAGCCGCTGCCTGGCTAGATCAATTTACAGGAAAAAAGCCACTGCTGGCTCTGGTGCTAGGCTTTACCGAAACGGGTCTGATTCCTGGTATCTCTGCTGCCGGAGCCACCCCAGCCGATCGTCGCTACACGGCCCTAGCTGATGCTGAATTTTTGCTGCGAGGGCCGCAGCCCGCTCCTCGCTTTTCCCTACCGCCGCTACCGGCCGGGGCTTCTCCGACGTTTATTTCACGGGCTATAGTCGCTGATCTGGACCTACCCGTCACCCTCTTTAATGCAGGATTGCCGCAAGCCCCCTCAGTTCCCTATATCGATCTGGAGGGACTGCCGGCCCAATGTCTAAGCAGCGGTAGAGCCCTGCCGTTGGCTACGGTTGAGCACCTCTGGCAACTGGGTCTAGTATGGGGCGAAAA from Pseudanabaena sp. FACHB-2040 encodes:
- a CDS encoding Crp/Fnr family transcriptional regulator; this encodes MEARYGIRDPQADVELIRSTPFFKGLPEDAVKNATKQVVTRTHPANQVILLENDWGSSVYFILEGWVKIRTYNLDGKEVTLNILGKGELFGEMAPLDEVPRSTDVLTLVPTVIGSMPAHDFVNLIQTEPLAGIRLAQLMARRLRQVNRRLRLRESDSMSRVADIILFLADGQGHMGQQGYEIPNLPHRELSSLSGLARETVTRVLSKLEKKGLIARDRDIMRIPDIDALERLLV
- a CDS encoding DUF2232 domain-containing protein, whose amino-acid sequence is MSHSPTNAPEPGAPDQNPGAATPADSGSVSTDSQAFDELETYLDYQPAAPTATLNSLHQAKVGPLVMVETAFLASTACLIWLVNTYFPPGPILRILFPLPMALVYLRWGGRAAWMSALVSGLLLAVLMGPPRSLLFLMPYAVMGVQLGFLWSRRANWYVAIGLGTIIGTLGFFFRVWLTSILLGEDLWVYLTSQVTQLLSWILDRLIDLGLLGLGVVGEPNLAAVQALAVVMVVLSNIVYLFTVHLAGWLLLERLGAAMPAPPEWVQTLLEE